A DNA window from bacterium contains the following coding sequences:
- a CDS encoding muconolactone Delta-isomerase family protein — protein sequence MLFLVNFEYIEPGPAHPPEKVVHMVEHAIIPSLDMVVQLEKAGKIRAAGVVAGSKASAMILDVADNNELSRTLQSLPFWSFMKVQITPLQSFVDRAAQEKGAVKFLRDMEQKGTLNMW from the coding sequence ATGCTGTTCTTGGTGAATTTTGAGTATATCGAACCTGGCCCGGCGCATCCTCCCGAGAAGGTTGTTCACATGGTGGAGCATGCGATCATTCCTAGCCTGGATATGGTTGTCCAGTTGGAGAAGGCTGGGAAAATTAGAGCCGCCGGGGTGGTGGCAGGATCGAAGGCGTCTGCAATGATTCTGGATGTTGCAGACAACAATGAACTAAGCAGGACCCTGCAGAGTTTGCCTTTCTGGAGCTTCATGAAGGTCCAGATCACTCCGTTACAAAGCTTTGTCGATCGTGCAGCACAAGAAAAAGGGGCCGTTAAGTTCCTAAGAGACATGGAACAGAAAGGGACACTCAATATGTGGTAG